The Patescibacteria group bacterium region GTCTTCCTGATAACCGATTTCTTCATCGCATTTAGGGCAATACTTATGTTCACCCGATAAATAGCCGTGTTTAGGACAAATTGAGAAAGTCGGAGTAATGGTGAAATAAGGCAAACGGTAATTTTCGATGATTTTACGAGCTAATTTCTTAGCGGCTTCACCATTATTCAAGCGTTCCCCTAGGTAACCGTGCAGAACCGTGCCGCCCGTATACTTTACTTGGAGCTCATCCTGTAGGTCTAAAGCAGAAAATATATCGTCAGTATAACCGACCGGCAAATGCGTAGAATTAGTATAATAAGGATCGGCCTTCTGGTTCTTGACTGCATTATTATTGGCGCAAATGATGTCAGGATAAATCTCTTGGTCCTTCTTGGCAAAACGATAGGTGCAACCCTCACCCGGAGTCGCTTCCAGATTGTATAAATTATTAGTTTCGTTCTGATAATCCATTAATTTTTCTCTCATGAAATCCAGGGTTTCAGCGGCGAACTTATGACCTTCGGGCGTTGTAATATCCTGGCCCAATAAATTAAGGGCGCATTCATTCATGCCATTAATGCCAATGGTATTGAAGTGATTCTGCCAATAAGTGCCGAATCTCTGATAAATCCCATCGAGGTAATACATAGAATAGGGATAGAGACGATCCTTAGTAAACTTCTCAATTACCTTGCGTTTTATCTCTAAACTTTCTTTAGCTAAGTCCATGAGATCGACTAAACGTTTTCTGAATTCATCTTGATCCTTGGATAAATAGCCCAGGCGAGCCAGATTAATAGTTACCACCCCCAAGCTTCCGGTCAGCGGATTGGCGCCGAACAAGCCGCCACCGCGCTTTCTTAATTCCCGGTTATCGAGGCGTAAGCGGCAGCACATTGAGCGGGCGTCATCGCGCTTCATGTCAGAATTAACAAAATTGGAAAAATAGGGGATGCCATACTTAGCGGTCATTTCCCATACCGGCTTCAAACATTCCCTGTCCCAATCAAAATCCTTATCGACCGTATAGGTAGGAATCGGGAAACCGAAGACGCGCCCAGTCGAGTCGCCTTCGAGCATAACCTCAGCGAAGGCCTGGTTGAACATATCCATTTCCGCCTGAAAATCCTTATATTTTTCTGGCATTATCTTGCCGCCGATAATCACATTTTCCTCTCCGACTAAAGGAGAAGGGGTTACATCCATTGTAATATTAGTAAAAGGAGTCTGAAAACCGACGCGAGTCGGGACGTTAATGTTAAACATGAATTCTTGCAGACTCTGCTTGACGTCCTTATAGCTCAAATTGTCATAACGGATAAAAGGAGCGAGATAGGTGTCAAAATTAGCGAAAGCTTGAGCGCCGGCAGCCTCACCCTGCATCGTATAGAAAAAATTGATAATTTGGCCTAAGGCACTACGGAAATGCTTCGGGGCATTACTTTGGACTTTTTCCCGGACACCTCGGAAACCGCGAGTTAAGAGGTCTTTTAAGTCCCAGCCGCAACAATATGGAGCGAGCAAACCTAAATCATGGATATGGAAATCACCGTTGACGTGGGCCAAGCGAATCTTCTCTGGATAAAGCTTATTCAGCCAATAACGGGCCGAGATGGCCGAGGCTACGTAATTATTCAAGCCCTGGACGGAAAAGCTCATGTTACTGTTCTCTTTTAAGCGCCAATCCGATTGTCCCAGATAGCTTTCCATTAATTTTTCGTCCTCGGTCGCCTGATTGATATCACGGAGCTGGCGATGCTGATCACGATAGATGATAAAGGCTTTGGCAATCCGGGTTTGTTTCTCTTCAATCAAGGTTTCCTCGACTAAATCCTGGATTTCTTCAACCGCGGGAATACTATTCTTATGAAATTTAATACGCAGCTTCTCTACTACCTTATCACTCAACTCTTGATAAAGAGCTTCGTTATTAATACCAACCGCCATCGCCGCATTTTTGATGGCTTTGGTGATTTTTTTCTGGTCAAAAGCGGTAATATCGCCGGACCGTTTACGAATCTGGGTGATCATTTCAAGCATAGGGATTTTGAAATTATTTTTTATCTTTAATTAGCTTATTAAGCTCCTTCTTGAATTCATGGGCGTCCTTAAAAGACTCATAGACGGAAGCATAACGGATATAGGCGACTTGATCGAACTTTTTCAGGCTTTTCATAACCACCTGGCCGATCTGGCGCGAGGTGATTTCTGATTTTTGGAGCTTTTGCAGGTCCCGCTCGATATTATGAATTAATTTTTTGAATTTATCTTCGGTAATCGCCCTTTTTTCTAAGGCTTTCTTTAAACCGCTGGTTAATTTTTCCCGGCTATAAGCCTCTCTCCGCCCATCCCGCTTAACTATCACCAAATCTAGGAGCTCAATCTCCTCATAAGTGGAAAAGCGGAAATCACATTTCAAACACTCGCGGCGGCGGCGGATTGAAAGTCCGTCGGCCGCTACCCGTGAATCGATTACCTTGGTATCATGATAGTAACAAATCGGGCATTTCATAGGCTTTTTACCATATTTAGTGGCCTCTTTAGGCTTCAAACACTAAATATTGTGGTACACCTATATTTTAGCAAAATTGGGAATAAGGGTCAAATAGGCTAATTTTCCTGAAAAAATAATATTTTTTACAAAAAATCATAAATTCTGTGGATAACTTAAACAATCTTTACTAATAAAAAAAGAGGCTCCTGTGTTATTCAGAAACCTCGTGGGTTATTGTTTTTAAGATCGCCATAATTGATATAAATTAAAGAAATCTACGCCCACTTCAATTACGTGGAAGGGCTGGCCGAAATCGGTGCCATAACGAAGGCGATACTGGAGGTTGAACGCCTCTAGATACCTATCGCCCTTCATGAAGGAAAAAGCTATGCCCGTACCATATTCAAATAGGTCTTTACGGCTGCCACCATCATATAAATATCCAAGTACAAGCTTGGGTTCCAGCCGCCCGCGGCCTGAATGTATCTTTTTTCCGGTAGATTCGGCTTGTACCTTGAAATAGGTCTTATTCGTGGCTTTAAAGTTTAGCCATTCGTCCTCGATAATGCCTGTTCGTTTAGACCAGAAAGGCTTTTGGTACATAATGTTAACCTTATAGCTTCTAAACCAACGATTAAGATTGTCGTTGATATTAGCTCCGAAGACGCCATAAAAACCATAATCCTTTTGCCAGGCTTGATTAATATAACCACGATCATGGCCGTAATCTCTGAAAATTTTAAAACCTGGTTGAGCCCAGAATGAATAGGAGCGGGTTACGCCCCACTTGCCCCAACCATCAAGAGCTGGCCCGAGGGTAAACTCGGTAGCCACGAAATCATAATCATTAAAGCGTACATATACTCTGGTGGTATTAGTAAATACACCCCAACGCATACTGCCTTTCTTGGCCATCAAGCCTAAGCAGGCATAGGTATAGCCGCCAGAACCGCTGTAATCAAACATGTAGCCGCTACCGATAAAAATGCTCGGTTCCAGCACCGTACTGTCAGCCGGTTTAACGCTTGGCGGCCTGATAGAATCCTGAGCAAACAGGATATTAACTATAAGCATGAACATAGACGCCATCGCCAAGGACATGCAAAATTTAAGGGTTTTCTTCATTATTTCCTTCGTTTTAAGTTACTATTATAGGGTTATTAAAGATCTATTTATAATCTATAAGATAGAATGCATGATAATACAATATAAAATATAAAATATAAAATGTCAATAGTAATTAATAATTGACATAAAGCCAAAAAAACAATAAGCTGATATATTAAAAGATCTTTCTAAACAACAAAAACCGATATAATGAAAAACATTCTTCTAATCACCGTTTTGGCCGTCTTTTCGGCCTGGTCCGCTCGGGCCCAAATCGATTTTAAAAACGCCTCAAAGGAGGAAGTTGCCAAATTCTATGCCTCCCTGCCAACCGACAGGGTTCTGAAAGATTTCAGGCTTAATCCGGAAATCAACCCGGAGGTAAAGGTGCTAGACGCTGACTCCAGTACTGTTATTAAAGCTAAAGGAGAAATCCTGTACGAAGAGAGGTGGCTCTATTCCTATTACCTCCAAACCATTGCTCCGACCGGTGTTTACCATGGCTGGGTCGATCAGGGCAAACACTACGTCCTAATGATTTCTGCCAACCGACAAAGAGGCCTTATTTTCCTCAAGACAGCGAAAGGCTATGAATCCCTGGCTCCTAACGATATCGCCTGGATAAGGGGCAAGCTGTTCGAGCTTAAAGACGCCGGCCAAGGCCTGATAATCGCTCGCATTATCCATGTTCCTAGTCAAAGGATAAGTGATTCATTCATCGTCATTGATCTTGTTTCTAAAAACGTGGAAACGTTTGACTAAATTGGTAAGCTCCTAAAAAGGGGCTTATTTTAAAAGAAGGCCCTTTGAGAGCCTTCTTTTGAAAATTTAGAAATTTCTTAACCCATCTTCTTCCGAATAAATGCTGGCACGCTCAAATCATCCTCTTCCTGTTTCTTCTCCGGCTTCTTTTCTATAACTGGCCTATTCTGGATGTTCTTAAAAATCGAAAGCTTGCTTTTCTCTTCTGGCGCCGTTTCTTTTTCTATCTCCTTCTCCATAAAAGCGCTGGGGGTATAGGCCTTGCTTACTTCCAATTTTGGACTACGTCCCTTGCCGTCAAAACCAGTAGCGACGACCGTAATCTTAATCTGATCTTTAAGCTTTTCATCAATAACTGCTCCGAAGATGATCTTGGCTTCATCGTCAGCCGCCGAGGTAATAACTTTAGCCGCTTCACTGACCTCGTTCATGGTCAAGTCTGTGCCGCCAGTAATGGTAAAGACGATACCCCGAGCACCATCGATCGACATATCTAACAGATTGGAATTAATAGCGGCTTTAGCGGCTTCAATCGCCTTGTTCTCACCGCCAGCCTGGCCAATACCCATCAAAGCAGAACCAGCATTAGCCATGACCGCCTTAACGTCGGCAAAATCAGCATTAATGATGCCAGGAACGGTAATAATTTCGGCTATTCCCTGGACACCTTGGCGCAAAACATCATCAGCGATCGTAAATGCCTCTAACAGCGAGGTTTTCTTATCAATAACCTGTAATAATTTATCATTAGAGATAGTAATTATCGTATCAACTTTATCAGCCAGCTCAGCATAGGCCCGATCGGCAATATTTTTCCTCTGGCCACCCTCAAACACAAAAGGTTTGGTAACAACCGCGACTGTCAGGGCCCCTAAGTCACGAGCAATCTGGGCTACTATCGGCGAAGCGCCTGAACCGGTGCCACCGCCCAAGCCGCAGGTCACAAAAACCATATCACAATCCTTTAGGGCCTCTCTCAGGTCATTCTGAGACTCTTCGGCCGCCTGGCGGCCTAAATCCGGGTTCATACCCGCTCCTAAGCCCTTGGTAACAGTCTTTCCGATATGAATTTTCTCTTTGGCTTTATTATAATGCAAAGCCTGGATATCCGTATTAACAGCCACGAATTCCACCCCCTTGATGCCGGCCTCAACCATACGGTTGACGGCGCTTCCGCCGCCGCCGCCGACGCCGACTACCTTTATTTTAGCAAAGGTCTCTACTTCTGGTTTTACTTCCGCCATAAGTTTATATTTAATACTTTTTATTTTGGCATTATTTTCTGGAAAAAGCCTTTAGTTTTTTCGAATATCCCTTTTAGATTCGGCTTAAAGCCAGCTCCGCTACCAGCCGCTCCATTTTCACCGCTGCCACCCCAAACTACCAAGCCTAAAGCGGTCAGAAACTCTGGATGCTTAACCTTATCAATAATTACTTTCGTATTTCTAGCCTCCCCATTGCCAGCCGGTAAACGCAATTTCTTTTTGGCAATATCGATTAACCCGTTAAGTTCGCTGCCACCACCGACGAAGACTACGCCAGCTGGCAACATCCCGGCTCGGTCGATCTTTTTAAATTCATGCTCCACTTTTTCTAAAATTTCTTCCACCCGAGCCTCGATAATTTCAGCGACATACTTACGGGAAATCAGGGAAATATCATCATGAACCTCTTCTTCTTTAACTAAAGCGCTGATATCAACCTCTTCTTTGCTAGAAAATACTGCCGGATTTGCCTGGCCATATTCCTTCTTTATCCTTTCCGCTAAGTTGATTGGGCAACGCAAGCCAATAGCAATGTCGGAAGTAATATGTTCGGAACCGATTGGCAAAATAGCCGTATGGATCAAGGTCCTTTCTTCATAAACAGCTAGCGAGGTGGTCGAAGACCCGATATTAACCAAAGCCACCCCCAGCTCCTTCTGCTTTGAGCTTAAAACTGCCTCAGCCGCGGCTAAGGGAGCCAAAACCAAATCCTCAATCTCTAAACCGGTCCGATATATAGCCTTAGTTAGATTTTTAATCTGCGTACTTAAGCCTTGGACTATTAAAGTTTCCACTTCCAGCCGGATGCCACTCATGCCAATCGGATCTTTGATGTCAGCCTGATTATCAACCGCGAATTTAACCGGCAAAACATGGAGTATTTCGTAATTGACCGGCACGGCTAAGGCTCTGGCGGCTTCGACAGCACGCTCCACGTCATTATGGCTTATTTCGCCGTCGCTTTTAGAAACGGCTACCACGCCTTTGTTGCGCTCGCACTTGATATAAGGATCATTTATGCTAACCCAAACGCTAGAAATAGGCACGCCAATTAAACGCTCCGCCTTTTCCAAACAAGCAGAAATAGAAGAAGTTGCCTCCTCGATGCTATTGACTATTCCTTTACTAACGCCAGCGGTCGGCACAGACACAGCGCCAATAATCTGTAATTCATCACCAGCCAAACCGGAAACCTGTTGGCCGATAACTAAACGGATAGAGGTTGAACCAATGTCTAAACCGGCGATAATGTCATTTTTCATAGACACTTTAATACCGAGCCGGCTTGGCCGGGTCGGTGTTTTATTTATATAAGCTAATTATACTAAATTTTATAAATTTTAACAATAAAATTCTCCGCCCTGGAGGCTAGGCTCTAAGGGTCAGATAGTAGCCAATGATTGCCTGCCCGAAAAGCAGGATAATTATGGCTCCAATAGCCAAAAACACACCTAAAGGCAGCTTAGAACCCCATTTTTTCCGACCGCTTATCATTAAGGCTAAGCCCACCAGGGAGCCCAGAAAATAAGAGCTAATTATCATCAGCCACCAGCTGGGCAAATCAGGAAAGATAAAACCTAATAATAAGCCTAGCCAAATATCACCTTCCCCCAGGCCGCGACGCCGCGTCACTACAAATTGGAGCCAAAAAAAGCCAGCGCTGATAAGGGCAAAAACCAAGGAACTCAGCCATCCCAAACCCAAAATAATATTTAAAATAAAAATTATAACAGCCGCCGGCCAAATAACTAGATTGGAAATAAGATACCAGCGTAAATCATAAACCAAGACTATCATCATGGCAGCGATAATGAAATAATCTCGACCCAAAGACAGATAAAAACGAGCTGAGCTAAGATGGAATAAGATGTCGCTTGAGGTGTAGGCGCTTAACTGCGCCCAACCACCAAAATTCTTAATACCCGCTAAGACAAATAAAACCCCTGTCAATAATTCAAGCGCTGGATACTGCCAAGAGATCCTTTTATGGCAATGACGGCAATGTCCGCCTAAAATAATGTAACTTAGCAGCGGGATATTATCATACCAAGCGATCTGGTGCCGGCATTCCGGACAATATGAACGTCCCCAAAGGCTCTCTTCCTTATATAAGCGCCAAATCAGACAATTCAAAAAGCTGCCAATAACCAGACCGAAAACAAACATCGATAATAATAAGAAGAAAACCATAAAAATTTAAATTAATAAACTGTTATTTTAAATATAGTTGGCGTAAAGATTCTAAGTCCGGATTATCCGGCGACAGCTGGAGCGCTTTATTCAGATAATCAAGAGCCTTAACTTTATCTCCCGCCTCACGATAAGAGAGACTGATAGCCAGCGGCCAAGCATAATCTCCCGGGCTGCGCCTAAAGCCTAATTCATTATAATAGACCGCCTTAACAAAATCGTGACGGAGGTAGTAAGTATCAGCGATATTTTTATAGAGAGTGAAGTCGCTGGGATTAGCTAAATAAGCCTGATGATAATGCCTGGCTGCTTCAGAATAATCGGCCCGCTGGAAATTCATATCCCCCCATTCTTTCTCTAAACGATAACGGTAAGTTAGGGCGACCTGGCGATGCTGAAAATTCATTTGCGGATCAGCTACATCGGGCATATGTTGGAGCGCTAAGCTAAAATTGTTTTCTGCCTGCGGCCAATCTTTTTTCAAACCAGCAATCCGCGCTCCGTCCAGATAGGTCTGGGGTAAATTGGGCCCTAATTTGCTAGCTGATTCCCAGTCTTTGTCGGCTTCGCTAAAATTGCCCAAGACAGCGCTCGCCTTAGACCTAGCTAATAAATTTTCATAACCCCAATCGGGTAAAACCGGAATCGCTTGGGATAATTTAATAAGGCCGAATTTCTTTACGCTTAACTCAGAGATTGATGGCCAATCGCTACTTAGTTGGTTAGCAAAGATTTGGCGGTAATAGACCTGGTTATTAGGGCTAGTACTAGTGTGAACCAAGTAGTTATCCAAAATATAAGCGGTAAAGTATTTTTTATCAAACAGATTAAAATATAAGGCATTAAAATAATGATCGGCGATCAGGATCTTGACCTGGAAAGCCATCTGCCAAGTCGCCATGACTACCACGGCGATAGCCAGTAAAATCTTAAGTTCTTTTTTCATTTCTCCACCTAGAATTACCTGGCGATGCTTTAATCTTTTCGATAAATTCTCTAAGCGCTGGCGGATTAGCTGCGGCCACAAACCCGGCTCTTGGCCTGCTTGCTGATAAGAAACGTGCAAAGCCACTAAAACCGCTAACAAGGAGAAGAAATAAATGTTACCGCTGACGAAAGAAAAACCAAAAACCAAAGAAAGCAGGTAGG contains the following coding sequences:
- the nrdR gene encoding transcriptional regulator NrdR codes for the protein MKCPICYYHDTKVIDSRVAADGLSIRRRRECLKCDFRFSTYEEIELLDLVIVKRDGRREAYSREKLTSGLKKALEKRAITEDKFKKLIHNIERDLQKLQKSEITSRQIGQVVMKSLKKFDQVAYIRYASVYESFKDAHEFKKELNKLIKDKK
- a CDS encoding prepilin peptidase, with protein sequence MVFFLLLSMFVFGLVIGSFLNCLIWRLYKEESLWGRSYCPECRHQIAWYDNIPLLSYIILGGHCRHCHKRISWQYPALELLTGVLFVLAGIKNFGGWAQLSAYTSSDILFHLSSARFYLSLGRDYFIIAAMMIVLVYDLRWYLISNLVIWPAAVIIFILNIILGLGWLSSLVFALISAGFFWLQFVVTRRRGLGEGDIWLGLLLGFIFPDLPSWWLMIISSYFLGSLVGLALMISGRKKWGSKLPLGVFLAIGAIIILLFGQAIIGYYLTLRA
- the ftsZ gene encoding cell division protein FtsZ, whose translation is MAEVKPEVETFAKIKVVGVGGGGGSAVNRMVEAGIKGVEFVAVNTDIQALHYNKAKEKIHIGKTVTKGLGAGMNPDLGRQAAEESQNDLREALKDCDMVFVTCGLGGGTGSGASPIVAQIARDLGALTVAVVTKPFVFEGGQRKNIADRAYAELADKVDTIITISNDKLLQVIDKKTSLLEAFTIADDVLRQGVQGIAEIITVPGIINADFADVKAVMANAGSALMGIGQAGGENKAIEAAKAAINSNLLDMSIDGARGIVFTITGGTDLTMNEVSEAAKVITSAADDEAKIIFGAVIDEKLKDQIKITVVATGFDGKGRSPKLEVSKAYTPSAFMEKEIEKETAPEEKSKLSIFKNIQNRPVIEKKPEKKQEEDDLSVPAFIRKKMG
- the ftsA gene encoding cell division protein FtsA — protein: MKNDIIAGLDIGSTSIRLVIGQQVSGLAGDELQIIGAVSVPTAGVSKGIVNSIEEATSSISACLEKAERLIGVPISSVWVSINDPYIKCERNKGVVAVSKSDGEISHNDVERAVEAARALAVPVNYEILHVLPVKFAVDNQADIKDPIGMSGIRLEVETLIVQGLSTQIKNLTKAIYRTGLEIEDLVLAPLAAAEAVLSSKQKELGVALVNIGSSTTSLAVYEERTLIHTAILPIGSEHITSDIAIGLRCPINLAERIKKEYGQANPAVFSSKEEVDISALVKEEEVHDDISLISRKYVAEIIEARVEEILEKVEHEFKKIDRAGMLPAGVVFVGGGSELNGLIDIAKKKLRLPAGNGEARNTKVIIDKVKHPEFLTALGLVVWGGSGENGAAGSGAGFKPNLKGIFEKTKGFFQKIMPK
- a CDS encoding ribonucleoside triphosphate reductase; this translates as MITQIRKRSGDITAFDQKKITKAIKNAAMAVGINNEALYQELSDKVVEKLRIKFHKNSIPAVEEIQDLVEETLIEEKQTRIAKAFIIYRDQHRQLRDINQATEDEKLMESYLGQSDWRLKENSNMSFSVQGLNNYVASAISARYWLNKLYPEKIRLAHVNGDFHIHDLGLLAPYCCGWDLKDLLTRGFRGVREKVQSNAPKHFRSALGQIINFFYTMQGEAAGAQAFANFDTYLAPFIRYDNLSYKDVKQSLQEFMFNINVPTRVGFQTPFTNITMDVTPSPLVGEENVIIGGKIMPEKYKDFQAEMDMFNQAFAEVMLEGDSTGRVFGFPIPTYTVDKDFDWDRECLKPVWEMTAKYGIPYFSNFVNSDMKRDDARSMCCRLRLDNRELRKRGGGLFGANPLTGSLGVVTINLARLGYLSKDQDEFRKRLVDLMDLAKESLEIKRKVIEKFTKDRLYPYSMYYLDGIYQRFGTYWQNHFNTIGINGMNECALNLLGQDITTPEGHKFAAETLDFMREKLMDYQNETNNLYNLEATPGEGCTYRFAKKDQEIYPDIICANNNAVKNQKADPYYTNSTHLPVGYTDDIFSALDLQDELQVKYTGGTVLHGYLGERLNNGEAAKKLARKIIENYRLPYFTITPTFSICPKHGYLSGEHKYCPKCDEEIGYQEDLKHEEVVRVEA